A portion of the Adhaeribacter radiodurans genome contains these proteins:
- a CDS encoding helix-turn-helix domain-containing protein yields the protein MERNVHIFQPNTSPENILIRQIWCIWDMQLINRTETILPKGTAEIIFNFSDDIGYFRLHEEDTVSLPKYFINGVNFTPYHLSIRSKQHFLGIQFNVFALKYIFNIPTLEFNDQVLEGSLICKSLDILAEQLSAASSFQQQVEVILLWLRNKVKSSSLLGANNRIIQLHADPDIINLSVLDLSEKYNVTPRHLSRLCNDYLGMCTEEIILYKKYLAALYQMHQPHPSLTEITYNCNFYDQAHFTRTFKLFTGLTPRQYKKTMGELPGHIFNFS from the coding sequence ATGGAACGGAACGTACACATTTTCCAGCCAAATACTAGCCCCGAAAATATCTTAATCCGGCAAATCTGGTGCATCTGGGATATGCAATTAATTAACCGCACCGAAACCATACTGCCCAAGGGAACAGCCGAAATTATTTTTAATTTTTCGGATGATATTGGTTATTTCCGGTTACACGAGGAAGATACTGTTAGCTTACCGAAATATTTTATTAATGGCGTTAATTTTACCCCTTATCATTTATCCATCCGGAGCAAACAGCATTTTCTGGGAATCCAATTTAATGTTTTTGCTTTAAAATATATCTTCAACATTCCAACTCTAGAATTCAACGATCAGGTATTGGAAGGTTCTTTAATTTGCAAATCGCTGGATATTTTAGCGGAGCAACTAAGTGCGGCTTCTTCATTTCAGCAACAAGTAGAAGTAATTTTACTTTGGCTTAGAAATAAAGTAAAATCAAGTTCTTTACTGGGAGCAAATAACCGCATTATTCAATTACATGCCGACCCGGATATAATTAATCTTTCGGTGCTGGATCTTAGCGAAAAATACAATGTTACTCCCCGCCACCTAAGCCGGTTGTGCAACGACTATTTAGGAATGTGTACCGAAGAAATTATATTGTACAAGAAATATTTGGCCGCTTTGTATCAAATGCATCAGCCGCATCCTTCCCTCACCGAAATCACTTATAATTGCAACTTTTACGACCAAGCCCATTTTACCCGAACGTTTAAGTTATTTACCGGTTTAACTCCCCGCCAATACAAAAAAACAATGGGAGAACTACCCGGACATATTTTTAATTTTTCCTAA
- a CDS encoding cupin domain-containing protein, which translates to MKISYPHTIENFAGEKLIFHGVEKDPDSDKVIVENFVTPGHGPLMHTHYLQDEQLTVVKGKMGYQILGQEEQYAGEGETILFKRGVPHRFWNAGQEILNCRGFVKPANTIVFYLSAIYAAQNKSHSLKPEKFDGAYLLTRYAQEYDIHEMPPFVRKTIIPITYRIGQLLGKYKHFKDAPEPVKA; encoded by the coding sequence ATGAAAATTTCTTATCCCCACACCATTGAAAATTTTGCCGGTGAAAAACTGATATTTCACGGCGTTGAAAAAGATCCGGACAGCGATAAAGTTATTGTCGAAAACTTTGTAACACCAGGACACGGTCCGTTGATGCACACCCATTACCTGCAGGATGAACAATTAACCGTTGTAAAAGGCAAAATGGGTTACCAAATTCTGGGGCAGGAGGAGCAATATGCCGGCGAAGGTGAAACAATTTTGTTCAAACGGGGAGTGCCACATCGTTTCTGGAACGCAGGGCAAGAAATTTTGAATTGCCGGGGTTTTGTAAAGCCGGCGAATACCATTGTATTTTATCTTTCGGCCATATATGCGGCACAAAACAAATCGCATAGCCTAAAGCCCGAAAAGTTTGACGGCGCTTACCTTTTAACGCGGTACGCTCAGGAATACGACATTCACGAAATGCCTCCGTTCGTCAGAAAAACTATAATCCCGATAACGTATCGCATTGGGCAACTTTTGGGCAAATACAAGCACTTTAAAGATGCTCCTGAACCTGTAAAAGCATAA